The following coding sequences are from one Seonamhaeicola sp. ML3 window:
- a CDS encoding TrkH family potassium uptake protein, which produces MKLNYKIIFHFLGLLLLFNGGFMLLSALVSWTYNDGVTLQILMAGVVTIIIGLIGFFVTRDHKKEINKREGYVVVAFGWVVMSLSGTMPYVFTESIPSFTNAFFETMSGYTTTGASILNDIEAMPEGVLFWRSLTHWIGGMGIIVLAIAILPLLGIGGMQLFAAEAPGPSGDKLHPRITDTAKRLWLIYFGYTAAETILLNLAGMSFFDAINHALCTLSTGGFSTKNASVAHWNGNPMIQYIIILFMFLAGTNFVLSYFAFKGRVQKIIQDEEFKLYFKFITVFTIIAALIIYFRADVSASSVSHPMVLGEGESAFRHALFQVLAIITTTGFVTADYTMWTPFLVVFFFGLMFLGGSAGSTSGGVKVVRHLILIKNGFLEFKRTLHPNAIVPVRYNKKAINRFIVFNVLAFFILYMLSFIIGGLVFSMFDIDFKSAIGLSASTLGNVGPALGDYGPVNNYASLPALAKWWASFLMLIGRLELFTVLILFTPFFWRNR; this is translated from the coding sequence ATGAAGCTTAACTACAAAATCATTTTTCATTTTTTAGGTTTATTACTCCTTTTTAACGGAGGTTTCATGTTGTTGTCTGCCCTAGTAAGTTGGACATACAATGATGGGGTAACCTTGCAAATCCTTATGGCAGGTGTGGTAACCATCATAATTGGTTTAATAGGCTTTTTTGTTACCAGAGACCATAAAAAAGAAATTAATAAAAGAGAAGGCTATGTAGTAGTAGCTTTTGGGTGGGTGGTTATGTCACTTTCTGGAACAATGCCTTATGTGTTTACCGAAAGTATCCCATCGTTTACCAATGCTTTTTTTGAGACCATGTCTGGTTATACCACCACTGGCGCTTCTATTTTAAACGATATAGAGGCTATGCCTGAAGGTGTTTTATTTTGGCGAAGTCTTACGCATTGGATTGGGGGTATGGGTATTATTGTACTGGCTATTGCAATTTTGCCGTTATTGGGTATTGGAGGTATGCAGTTGTTTGCAGCCGAGGCGCCCGGTCCAAGTGGCGATAAATTACACCCAAGAATAACTGATACCGCCAAACGATTATGGCTTATTTACTTTGGTTATACAGCAGCAGAAACAATTCTTTTGAATTTAGCTGGAATGTCATTCTTTGATGCTATAAACCATGCGCTCTGTACATTGTCTACCGGAGGGTTTTCAACAAAAAATGCGAGTGTTGCTCATTGGAATGGCAATCCGATGATACAGTATATTATAATTCTCTTCATGTTTTTAGCGGGTACAAACTTTGTGCTTAGTTATTTTGCTTTTAAGGGAAGAGTGCAGAAGATTATCCAAGATGAAGAGTTTAAGTTGTATTTTAAGTTCATTACGGTTTTTACAATTATTGCAGCCTTAATTATTTACTTTAGAGCAGATGTGAGCGCTTCGAGTGTTTCCCACCCCATGGTTTTAGGTGAAGGAGAGAGTGCTTTTAGGCATGCACTTTTTCAGGTTTTGGCAATAATTACGACAACAGGTTTTGTTACTGCAGATTATACTATGTGGACACCATTTTTGGTTGTTTTCTTTTTCGGATTAATGTTTTTAGGAGGCTCTGCAGGAAGTACATCTGGTGGGGTAAAAGTAGTTCGTCATTTAATTTTGATTAAGAACGGTTTTCTTGAATTTAAACGTACGTTACATCCCAATGCGATTGTACCGGTTAGGTATAATAAAAAAGCCATAAATAGATTTATTGTTTTCAATGTCCTGGCGTTTTTTATTCTCTATATGCTGTCCTTTATTATTGGTGGTTTGGTGTTTTCTATGTTCGATATCGATTTTAAATCAGCTATCGGTTTATCCGCTTCTACCTTAGGTAATGTAGGACCAGCTTTAGGAGATTATGGCCCTGTAAATAATTATGCGTCCTTACCAGCTTTGGCTAAGTGGTGGGCATCGTTTTTGATGCTTATTGGAAGATTGGAGCTTTTTACGGTGCTTATATTATTTACACCCTTCTTTTGGCGAAACAGGTAA
- the trkA gene encoding Trk system potassium transporter TrkA: MKIIIAGAGEVGFHLAKLLSYESQEITLIDPNKKRIAYADSLLDIRAVKGDATSIAVLKEARVDNTDLFIAVTSSETTNITVSVLAKQLGAKRTIARITNTEFIQYKDEVGFTKFGIDELISPEALAAAEIELSLKQSSFDENYEFEGGALTMAGLTLSKTASFVGKTVKEAAQIFPEIHFVPIAIQRFGTQYTIIPRGDTVFKRGDTVVFITSEGGDDELCRLTGKVNRDIKNVMILGGSEIAYKTAKDLSEKGLNVKLLEGNRDRAFEVAEALTKVLVINSDGRNADMLDEENISDMDAFIAVGPNSETNIMSCLVAKSKEVKKTIALVENMDYFDLSHSIGIDTLINKKLLAANNIFRYIRRGEVVAMTKLSNLNAELLEFEVKDTSAVCYKAIKHIDFPRSAIVGGVIRDGVGMIALGDFVIQKGDRVVVCCLLKSIKRVEKLFL; this comes from the coding sequence ATGAAGATAATTATTGCAGGAGCAGGTGAAGTTGGATTTCATTTAGCTAAACTACTATCTTACGAATCTCAAGAAATTACTTTAATAGACCCCAATAAAAAAAGGATAGCATATGCAGATTCTTTGCTGGATATTAGAGCAGTAAAGGGAGATGCGACTTCAATTGCTGTTTTAAAAGAAGCCAGGGTTGATAATACCGATTTGTTTATTGCCGTTACTTCTAGTGAAACCACCAATATTACGGTTAGTGTTTTGGCAAAACAACTTGGAGCCAAAAGAACGATAGCTAGAATTACCAATACGGAGTTTATTCAATATAAAGACGAAGTTGGTTTTACTAAATTTGGAATTGATGAGTTGATTTCACCAGAGGCATTGGCAGCAGCCGAAATAGAATTGTCTTTAAAACAGTCTTCGTTCGATGAAAATTATGAATTTGAAGGTGGCGCCCTAACCATGGCAGGATTAACGCTTTCAAAAACAGCCTCGTTTGTTGGTAAAACGGTGAAGGAAGCAGCACAGATTTTTCCTGAAATTCATTTTGTACCTATTGCCATACAACGTTTTGGAACCCAGTATACTATCATACCCCGTGGTGACACGGTTTTTAAGCGAGGCGATACAGTTGTTTTTATTACCTCGGAGGGTGGAGATGACGAGCTTTGTAGATTAACTGGTAAGGTTAACAGGGACATAAAAAACGTTATGATTCTAGGAGGCTCCGAGATAGCTTATAAAACTGCAAAGGATTTAAGTGAAAAAGGGTTGAATGTTAAACTATTAGAGGGTAATAGAGATCGTGCTTTCGAGGTTGCCGAAGCCCTTACCAAAGTATTGGTTATTAATAGTGATGGCAGAAATGCAGATATGCTTGATGAGGAAAATATTAGCGATATGGATGCTTTTATTGCTGTAGGTCCAAATTCTGAAACCAATATTATGTCTTGTTTGGTTGCCAAATCCAAAGAGGTTAAAAAAACGATTGCCTTAGTTGAGAATATGGATTACTTCGATTTATCGCATTCCATAGGAATTGATACTCTAATCAATAAAAAATTACTAGCCGCAAACAATATCTTTAGGTATATACGTAGAGGAGAAGTTGTGGCCATGACCAAGTTAAGCAATCTTAATGCCGAGTTATTGGAGTTTGAAGTGAAAGATACATCTGCCGTATGTTATAAAGCGATAAAACATATAGATTTTCCTAGATCGGCAATCGTTGGAGGAGTAATTAGGGATGGTGTTGGTATGATAGCTCTTGGTGATTTTGTTATACAAAAAGGAGATCGCGTAGTGGTATGTTGCTTGCTCAAATCTATAAAGCGTGTTGAAAAATTATTCCTTTAA
- the ubiE gene encoding bifunctional demethylmenaquinone methyltransferase/2-methoxy-6-polyprenyl-1,4-benzoquinol methylase UbiE, translating to MSKIKPYKNSDLGKKEQVTQMFDNISGDYDGLNRVISFGVDVKWRNKVVDIVKEAQPETVLDIATGTGDLAINLAQTNASRIVGLDISSGMLEIGKKKIKTKNLDNKIEMVLGDSEKLPFKDNTFDAITVAFGIRNFENLENGLIEILRVLKHNGTFVILETSVPTKALFKAGYNLYTKNIMPLIGKLFSKDRSAYKYLSESASVFPYGEALNNILRKIGFINVEDFPQTFGVATIYKSSK from the coding sequence TTGTCAAAAATAAAGCCCTACAAAAACAGTGATTTAGGCAAGAAAGAACAAGTCACACAGATGTTCGATAATATTTCTGGAGACTACGATGGTCTAAATCGGGTTATCTCCTTTGGTGTTGATGTAAAATGGAGAAACAAGGTTGTTGATATTGTTAAAGAAGCCCAGCCTGAAACTGTTCTTGACATCGCTACCGGAACAGGTGACTTAGCCATAAATTTAGCGCAAACAAATGCCTCTCGAATTGTTGGCCTAGATATTAGTAGTGGCATGCTCGAAATTGGCAAGAAAAAAATAAAAACCAAGAATTTAGATAACAAAATAGAGATGGTACTCGGAGATAGCGAGAAGCTCCCTTTTAAGGACAATACCTTCGATGCTATTACTGTCGCTTTTGGAATTAGGAATTTCGAAAATCTTGAAAATGGATTAATTGAGATTTTAAGGGTACTTAAACATAACGGAACTTTTGTTATTTTAGAAACTTCGGTGCCTACAAAAGCTCTATTTAAAGCAGGTTATAATCTCTACACGAAAAATATTATGCCTTTAATAGGAAAACTGTTTTCTAAAGACAGAAGCGCTTATAAATACTTAAGTGAATCTGCTTCGGTTTTTCCTTATGGCGAAGCTCTAAACAATATTTTACGCAAAATTGGGTTTATTAATGTTGAAGATTTTCCGCAGACCTTTGGTGTTGCTACAATTTACAAATCATCAAAATAA